From the genome of Rathayibacter sp. VKM Ac-2804:
CGCGCACCGGGTCGCCGAGCGGCTCGGGCTGACCGCGCTGCTCTCGACACCGCCGCACGAGCTCTCCGGCGGGCAGCTGCAGCTCGTCGCCTTCGCCGGGATCCTCGTGCTCGACCCGCGGGTGATCGTCATCGACGAGCCGCTGGCCAACCTCGACCCCGACGCGGCCGACGTGCTGCTGCGGGCGGTGCGCGCCTACGTCGACGGCGGCGGGGCGGCCGTGATCGTGGAGCACCGCGTCGACGAGGTGCTCGCGCTGCAGCCGGACCGCGTCGTCTACCTGGAGGAGGGGCGGGTGGTCTACTCGGGCGGTGTCGCCGGGTTCCTCGAGGTCGCGTCGCCGGAGTCGGTGAAGCTGCCGTTCGAAGCGCTGCTCGCCGGCGCCGCGGGGGAGGAGTCGCCCGAGGAGGAGGCGCGGCCGGCTCCGGCCGGTGCCGCTCGCCTGCACTTCGACGGCGCTGAGCTCGGCTACGGCGCGCGGACGATCGTGGCGGCCGTCGACCGCCGCTTCCACGCGGGGGAGCGGGTCGCGATCCTCGGCCGCAACGGCGCCGGCAAGTCGACGCTGATGCGTGCGGCCGTGGGCCTGGTCGCGCCGACGCGCGGCCGGGTGCTGCTCGACGGCCGGCCGGTGCACGAGCTGACCGCGGCCGAGCTCGTCTCGACCTGCGGCTACCTCTTCCAGAACCCGGGCCAGGCGCTGTTCAGCGAGACGGTTGAAGCCGAGCTGGCCTTCGGGCCGCGCAATCTCGGCGTGGCGGCGGAGGAGATCCCCGCGATCGCCGACGCCGCGCTGCGCGCCGTCTCGCTCGACGACGTGCCCGGGATCCTGCAGCGCCCGCCTCGCACGCTCTCCTTCGGGCAGCAGCGCCGGCTGGCCGTCGCGCTCGCCCTGACCCTGCGGCCGCGGACGCTGATCCTCGACGAGCCGACGGCCGGGCAGGACGAGCGCTCCTCCCGCCACTTCCTCGACGCGGTCTGGGGGATCGACGGGATCGACAGCGTCTACTTCATCACCCACGACGTCGACATGGCCCTCGCCCGCGCCGACCGAGTGGTCGTCGTCGACGGCGGCGGGATCGTCGCCGACGCGACCCCCGCCGAGGTCGTGCACGACACGGCGCTCTGGCACGGTCCGGGCGTCGACCCCGGCCACTCCCGCGCGGTGCTGCGCGAGACCGACTTCGTGCGCGCCGCTCGGCGCCACGGACCCGCGAGCGGCCGCCTC
Proteins encoded in this window:
- a CDS encoding ABC transporter ATP-binding protein, with amino-acid sequence MTELLRLEGVGVTYRNAEQPSLVDASFSVSSGEVVLVAGPSGCGKSTLLRVLNGLVPRSYRAEVTGRIEVEGRDAVPLALRDISEVVGTLLQDPGKQVVGHSVLAEIAFGLENRGTPPAEIRERAHRVAERLGLTALLSTPPHELSGGQLQLVAFAGILVLDPRVIVIDEPLANLDPDAADVLLRAVRAYVDGGGAAVIVEHRVDEVLALQPDRVVYLEEGRVVYSGGVAGFLEVASPESVKLPFEALLAGAAGEESPEEEARPAPAGAARLHFDGAELGYGARTIVAAVDRRFHAGERVAILGRNGAGKSTLMRAAVGLVAPTRGRVLLDGRPVHELTAAELVSTCGYLFQNPGQALFSETVEAELAFGPRNLGVAAEEIPAIADAALRAVSLDDVPGILQRPPRTLSFGQQRRLAVALALTLRPRTLILDEPTAGQDERSSRHFLDAVWGIDGIDSVYFITHDVDMALARADRVVVVDGGGIVADATPAEVVHDTALWHGPGVDPGHSRAVLRETDFVRAARRHGPASGRLPRPLDLARRLRRAQQDPGSTPDAGRTADPRSSSPSLERTHP